The genome window GCGACGCCGGCCCCTGCGACCGCAGGGCCCCAGGACCGCCCTCCTCCCACAGGTGCCGCCACCGCTGCACTGACCGGACACTGACCCGCAAGTCCTTGGCGATCACCGAGCCCGCCTCGCCCCTGACGAACCGTTCCGCAGCCTGAAGCCGTAACTCCTCACGGAACTGCTGCCGTTCGGCGGTCAACCCGCCACCCTGTGGATGCCGCATGGTCCGGTGATTCCGCAGAGAGGTACAGCCCGTCAGCCCCTACGACACCACGAGTTCAACCTCAGTAACCGGCGGGCCGCTGCTATGTTGCCGCGCCGCTTCGGCCCCTCTGAACCCCTCCACAATCGCCTGACGATGTGTCAGAAGAGTCGGCAAGTGGTCAGCGCGAGTCCCGAAGAACCTGGGGAATGCTGCCTGCGGCGACGACGCCCGCCGGGCCCACGCGGCCCTGCTCCGGCTGCGCAGCGGGGCGCACGACGAGGAGTTCCGCCGCGCCTGTCTCGCGGACACGGCCGAGTGGTACCCGGACATGGCGAGGACCCCCGATCTCGTCCTCCCCCTGGACCACCACGACGACGTCGCCCGCCGCGCGAAGGAGGCCGGCGAGCTGTGGCCCCACCTGGTCGCGGTCCCCGACCGTGGTCGCTTCCTCCTTGCCCAGCTCCTGTGGTGCCCCACGGCCGAGCACGCCCAACGGCTCACGGAGCTCTCCACACGCGCCCAGCGCCGACAACTCGCGCTCGTGGGGGAGATAGCGGAGAGGGAACCGCAGAGGGCGGTGTGAGGCGTGGCCCCGGGGCGGGTGAGCCGATCGGGCCCGTCCGTCCCCCCACCTCCGCTCGGGGCACGCGGTGGCGCGCGTGTGCCGCGTTTGCTCAGGGCTTGTCCAGGGGCTGCTCAGTGGCGTCCACCAGGGGCGGAGGGGGCCTGTGCGATGTTTGACTACATCAGGTAGCAGGCGAGAAGGGCGGATTCCCATGGCTGAACAGCCCGCTGTGAGCGTCGGCGGCGTCACGTACCGGGTGACTCCCGAGTACTTGGCCAACGCCTCCAGTAGCACGGCCCGCACTGCGACCGAGATCGCGGGGCAACTCGCGGAGCTCAAGGCGTACGTGACGAGCCTGGAGGCGAACTGGCAGGGCATCGCCCACACCCAGTTCCAGACCCTCATGGCCGAGTACGACGTCTACGCGCGGATGCTCCACGACGCGCTGGAGGGCATTTCCAAGGGCCTCCAGGGCAACTACGTGAACTACAAGGAATCCGAACAGCAGAACCTCAACAACCTCGCCGCGCTCGGCCAGGACGTGCCGAAGATCCCGTCAGGGACCAACTTCAACTGATTTGCCGCCCCGGCCGGTTCGCGCACACCGCCCCCGGCGGTCCGCGCGCGGCCACCGGGCCGGGCGCATCCGAGGAGGAGCCATGGCCGATATCGACGGCACACCGATCTACGTCGGTGAGGGACTCGCCGCCGCGGGCGGCACGCTCAACGCCAGGGCCGGGGAGATCTCCGGTGAACTCCAGGCGCTCAAGTCGCAGCTCGCGCCGCTCGCCGACGCCTGGCGCGAGAGCCAGGCCGCGACGTACTACCAGGATCTCCAGAACGAGTGGGACCTGGCCGCCGACGGCCTCTTCGGGCCCGACGGCGTGCTCGGCCGCATCGCGCAGGCCATGCATGTCAACTGGAACAACTACAGTGACGCCGAGTGGTCGAACATGTCGACCTGGCGGCACTGAACCCACCGCGGCCCGCGGGCCGGTGGCCTCGTACGCCCACACCGAGGCGGCCTCGTACGCCCCACACCGAAGGAAACGTCCGTGCCCGATGAACGCTGCCGGGTTACCGTGGTCGGCGAGCGCAGGCGCGTCGACCTCGCGCTTCCCGCGCAGGCCCCCATCGCCGAGTACACCCCCCGGCTCGCCACCCTGTGCGGCCAGCCCGAGCCCGAGGACCTGGCTCCGGTCTGGTCGCTCGCCGAGTCGGGCGGCCTGCCCCTCGCCCCTGGCGTCTCGCTGGCGGCGGCGGGCATCCTCGACGGCGCCGTGCTCTACCTGCGCGACCAGCGTGCCTCCGAACGCGAGGAGTTGAGCGTCACCGACCTCGACGAGCAGGTCGCGGAGGCCCGGGGGGACGGCTCGCTGTGGAGCGCCCGCCGCCGTGCCCAGAGCGTCGTGCTCGCCGGGCTGTTCGTCATGTTCGCCTCGGCGGTGTGGCTCGGCGCGTACCGGCTCTCCGGCGCCTCCGCCGCCCTCGTCGCGGTCGCGGCGCTGGGCAGCGCGCTCCTCGCCTGGTACGCCACCCGCAAGAACTGGCCGCTGCCGCTCGCCGTGCGGCGGCTCGTCGCGCTCGCCGCCTGCCCGTTGATGGCCTGCGCGGGGCTCGGCGCCCCGGTGCACGGGCCCGTCGCGACACCCGTGCTCGTCGCGGGTACGGCCGTGATCGGCGCGCTCGCCGGGCTCCTCGCGCTGCCCTCGGCCGCCACCGTGCTGCTCCAGCTGTTCACGCTCGTCGCCGCGGCGTTCGTGGTCCCGCTGACCGTCCTGCACGCCGGTCTCGCCGGTTCCGCCGCCGTGGTCGCGACGGTGCTGTTCCTGCTCGCCGGGCTCCTGCCCCGGGTCACCAGCCAGATCGCGGTGCTCGTCCCCTCGGGGCGGGACACCGGCGCCGCCGTGATCGACTCCACCGACGTCGCGGACATCGTCCGCCGCGGCAACCGGCTGCTGACCACGCTCAGCGCCGTGTCCGCCGCCGGTCTGGCCGCCGCGCTGCTCGTCCTCGCCGCACACGACGACGTCTACGGCCTCGCGCTCGCCGCTTGCGTGAGCCTCGGCCTGCTTCTCCACGCTGGGACCGTCCGGGTGCTCAGCGCCGTCGCCCCCCAGCTCGCGGCCGGTGTCGTGGGACTGCTGGCGCTCGCCGTGCGCGTCCCCGAGTACGCCCTCGACTCGCGGACGGCCGGGCCGCTGGCCGCCTTCCTCGCCGGGCTCGTCCTGCTCGCCTGCGGTCTCTTCCTCGCCTTCGGCGCGGCCCTGCGCCCCGTCGAGCAGGAGCGCCCGAGCTGGCCGGGCGGCCTCGCGACCTTCCTCGCGGTCGCCTGCGTACCGCTCGCCGGTGGGGTCTTCGGCCTCTTCGACAAGCTGGCCAACCTCGGGAGCAGCCTGTGACGGGCCGTCAGGGGCACGGCTTTCCCGTACCTTCCCCGTCAGCCGCCCCGTCCGGCGGCCACCGGACGGGGGCCCGGCGGTGGCAGGCGCGGTGAGGCTCGCCGCGGAGCGCGTGGCGCCCGGGAGCTGGGGCGGCCACCGCACGATCGGGGCGGCGGTACGGGCGGCGAAGCCCGGCGCCGTGATCACCGTCCAGGCCGGTACCTACACCGAGAGCCTGGTGCTCGACAAGGACGTCAGCCTCGTCGCCAAGGGCACCGTGCGGCTCGTCGCCGCCCGGGGGCCCGCCCTCACCGTGCACGCGGGCCGCGCCGAGGTGCGGGGCTTCGCCCTCGAATCCGACGTTCCCCGGGACCCCGTCGTCCTGCTGCGCGGCGGCGAGCCGGTGCTGCGCGACTGCGAGATCACCGGCGGGCGCGTCGAGATCGCCGGGACGACGACCGCCCGGCTCGGCGGCTGCACCGTGCGGCGCGCCGGGGCGGCGGCGGTCCGCCTGACCGGCACCGGCCACGCCGTCCTGGAGGACGTGACGCTCGCCGGGTGCACCGGTGAGGGCCTGCGCGTGGAGGACGAGGCACGGGCCGAGGTCTCCGACTCCCTGATCGACGGAGTCACCGGGCACGGTGTCCTGGTGAGCGGCGGGGCGCACGTACGCCTGAGCCGCTGCGAGGTGCGCGCCAGCGGCGAGTCGGCCGTCCTCGTCGGCGGCCACGCCACCGCGAGCCTCGACGAGTGCCGCCTCCACGGGGCGGGCGGCCAGGGCCTGTGGACGCGCGGCACGGCGGGCCGTCGCGCCCCCGCGGCAGAGGGCGCCGCGCACGAGGCCGGGGACCCGGGCCACGGGGTGCGGCTGCGGGACTGCGAGATCTTCCGCACCGCCGGTGCCGGGGTCCTCGCGGAGGACGGCAGCGCGGTCCGCCTCCACGGCTGCCACGTGCACCACACCGAGGGCGCCGCCGTGCTCGTCACGGGCGGGGCCGGTGGCGAACTCGTCTCCGTACGGGCCGTCGACTGCGCCGACAGCGCCCTCGTCGTGAGCGCCGCCGGGCAGGTCACCGCGCGGGACTGCACCTTCGCCCGTACCGGCGCCAACGGCGTCTACGCGGTGGGCGAGCCGGACCTCGCACTGACCGGCTGCACCGTGCGCGACACCGCCTACACGGCCGTCCACCTGGGCGGCTCGGCACGCCTGAGCGCCGGCGACTGCACCGTCACCGGCACCCCCGAGTACGGTCTACGGGTCACCGCGCGCGCCGAACTCCTCGCGACGGGCTGCGAGGTGAGCGGCGCCGAACTCGCCGGGGTGGTGGTCGAGGACGGCGACGCCGCCCTGCGCGACTGCCGAGTCTCCGGCGGCCGGGACGGTGTCCGGCTGCGCACCAGCCACCGCCCGCTGCTCGCGCGGTGCGCGATCGAGGGCAGCGCCGAGACGGGCGTCAGGGTCGGCCCGGGGACCGGTGCCCGGCTGGAGAACGTGACCGTCACCGGCAGCGGCGGCGCGGGCCTGCTCCTCGAAGAGGACAGCACGGCCGTGATCGAGGACGGCACCGTGGACGCCCCCGGCGGCAGCGGCGTCGTCGTCCGCGCCGGTGCCAAGGCCGAGGTGCGCGGCCTCACCGTCGAGGGGGCGGCGAAGAACGCGCTCTACGTCGACGAGGGCGGCGCGGGCCGCTACGAGGACTGCCGGCTCACCGGCAGCCGCTTCCCCGCCGTCTACGCCGCCGCCCGCTCCCGCGTCCTGCTGCGCCGCTGCACCGTCACCGGCACCGAGACCGACCTGCTGCGCGCCGAGGACGCCGAGGTGCGCGCCGAGGACTGCCACGTCGAGGACGTCGCGGAGCCGCTGCTGCCCTCGCTCGCGTCGCCGGGCGAGGCGCGCGCCGTCCTCACGGCCGTGCCCGCGCACCGCGCCCCCGCGAGGACCGGGCCGGGCGAGGACGAGGAGGGCGCTCGCGACCCCGAGGAGGCCGCGGCCAAACTCGCCGGACTCCACGCCGAACTCGACCGCCTGGTCGGGCTCGACGGCGTCAAGCGCGAGGTGCTGACGCTGACCAGGCTCATGCAGATGGTCAAGGTGCGCCAGGACGCCGGGCTCGCCCCGCCGCCGCTCAGCCGCCACCTCGTCTTCGCGGGGAACGCCGGTACCGGCAAGACCACCGTCGCCCGGCTCTACGGCGGCTTCCTCGCCGCCCTCGGCCTGCTCAGCCGCGGTCACCTCGTGGAGACCGACCGCGGCGACCTCGTCGGCGAGTACGTGGGCCACACGGCGCCCCGCACGACCGCCGTCTTCAAGCGCGCCCTCGGCGGGGTCCTCTTCATCGACGAGGCGTACTCCCTCGTCCCGCAGGGGCAGATGACGGACTTCGGCTCCGAGGCCGTCGCGACGCTCGTCAAGCTCATGGAGGACCACAGGGACGAGGTCGTCGTCATCGTCGCGGGCTACCCGAGCGAGATGGACCGGCTCCTCGGCTCCAACGCGGGCCTCGCCTCGCGCTTCACCCGCACCCTCCACTTCGACGACTACTCCCCGCCCGAACTGGTGCGCATCGTGCAGTACCAGGCCGCGCGGCACGAGTACACCTGCGCGCCCGAGACCGTGGAAGCGTTGCACGACTACTTCGAGACCCTGCCGCGCGGCGAGCGCTTCGGCAACGGGCGCAGCGCTCGGCAGGTCTTCCAGCGGATGACCGAGCGGCACGCCGCGCGCGTCGCGGAACTCGATCTCAGCCCCGCCGGACTGGCCGCCGCCGAGCCCGACCTGCTCACGACGCTGCGGACGGCCGACCTCCCGCCCGAGGGCGCGCTGTGACCGGCGCGCCCCTTCCCCCCGCGCGCGTCCCGTACGCCGCGCCGCGACCGCAGACCCCGGAGGACCGGGGGAGAGGCAGGTGTGCCACGGATGGCTGAGGAGATCACGTTCGAGGAGTTCAAGGCGGACCTCGCCGAACTGAGGGACACGCTCGGCTACGTGCGCAAGGCGTCCGGGCTGGTCACCGAACTCATGCAGGAGATCGACCACGCCATGAAGGGCGTCGGCGAGCACTGGAACACCCCGGCCTACGGGACCTTCGACGAGATCGAGTCCTGGTTCCACAAGTGCCAGCACGACCTGGAGCGGGTCCTCGCCGACATCGTCGTCAAGATGCAGACGAGCTACGACAACTACCACGCCGCCGAGGAACAGAACGAGAAGAACCTGCACGGCGGGGGCTCCCATGGCTGAGCGCTCGCACCGCGCCGCCGGTACGGCCGTGCCGCGCGGGGCGCTCGCCGTGCCCGGGGCGCCGCTGCCCGTACGGCCGCGAGCGGGCGCCGTGCCGCGCCGCCGCCCCGCGCGGCACGCGGGGCGGGGCGGGGCCGGGCACGCGCCCCGCTCAACCGGCGGGCGGCGGCGGGAAGCGCGACTCGCGGTCGGTGTGCGCGTACACCTGCCCGGAGTGGTTGAGCAGGGCGATGTACTCGCCGAACTTCTCCAGCGCCGAGCCCACCTGAAGCAGCGCGCGCTCCATCGCCGGGTTCATCTCGGCGGCGAACTCCCGGGCGGCCGGGGCGAAGGGGTTGTCCGAGTCCTCTTGCGGCGGCTTGTAGCCGCTGGCCAGGCTCGTGTGCCCCTCACCGGTGTCGGCCTTGTCCTTCGCGGTCTGGCCGAAGACGGTGTCCTTGACCGAGGCGACGTGCGCGCGCACCTCCTCGTACTTCGCGACCGCCTCGCGCGCCTCGACGAGCATGGACTTCTCCGCCGTGCGCAGCGAGGCGAGGTCCACGCGCAGGCTTCCGGAGGGCGGTCCCGGCTTCGGCTCGGGGGGATTGGAGCCGCTGCTGTTGACGTCCTTCGGGTCGAGATTGAAGGAGGGCGGGGTGTCCCAGGCGACCTTGTCCTCCGGGACCAGGCCGCTGAGGTCCTTGCCGTTGTCGGCACTCGGCTCCGGGTCCTTGCCGTCGGCCGGTTCCTCCGGCTCGGGCAGGGGCGTCGTGTCGTACTTGGAATCTATCGGGCCGCTCACGGTCTCTCCCTCGTCTGTCCGGCACCGTCCCGGTGGCACGCCGACCGGGGACCGGTCCCCGGGAACTCTGTCAGGTTTATCACTTGTGTGCGGAATTGTCAGTGCGGACGCGGTGGCGAGTACGGGAACAAGTCCCGTACCGGGCACCGGGTTTCGCCGGAAAGGTGCGTCATGGCCGATAACGGCAAGACCGACTACGACACCTCCCTCCTAGACGTCTCCCCCCAGGGGATGGCGTCCTCGGCCAAGCGGCTCCTCGACCTGAGCAAGGAGGTCTCGGAGACCACCCAGGCCATCGGCGACCGGATCTTCGGGCTGCGCCTGCGCTGGGAGGGCAAGGCAGCCGCCGACGCCCAGGCCGTCGTGGACGAGTGGAACCGCGTGATGCGCGAGCTGTTCGGCTTCAAGGACGACCCGACGCCCGCCGTCCTGCCCACCCTCGCCGACGGCGTCGGGAGCGCCGAGCACAACTACAGCCTCGCCGAGGACGGCATCACCGGCGCCTTCGGCAAGTTCCACGACGCGCTGACCGGCGGCGGGGACGGGGAGGACCCCAAGGACACCCCGCCCGGCGCGGAGACCGACACCAACAAGACGGCGATCACCATGACCTTCCCCCACTGAGCCGCGGCGCCCGCGCCCCCACGACCGCGCGGGCGCCCCGCGTCCGCCCCCGCGCGCACCCGTGCCCGCGCCCCGCTCCGTCCGCCGACAGCCCGCTAGGCAGCCACCGTGAGTCGAATCCCCTTCCACCGCCCCGTCCGTATGACGCCGCCCCCCGTGCCGGAGGGCGGGACGACCCTCGCCGCCCCGCCCCAGCGACCCCAGCCGCAGGGCGCGGCGGGCTGGCTCATGCTCCTGCTGCCGCTGCTCTCCAGCGTCAGCATGGCGGCCTACATGGTCGCCTACGGGCGGGCCTGGATGATCCTGCTCGGCATGGCCTTCGTCGTGGTCTCCATCGGCATCACCATCGGCGTCCGGATGCAGTTGCGCGGCAGCCGCCGCCGCAACCAGTTCCGCCAGCGCGAGCGGTACATGGAGTACCTGTCGGGGATGCGCAAGCAGGCGCTGCACTCGCGCGCCGAGCAGCGCGCCGCC of Streptomyces sp. NBC_01363 contains these proteins:
- a CDS encoding WXG100 family type VII secretion target encodes the protein MADIDGTPIYVGEGLAAAGGTLNARAGEISGELQALKSQLAPLADAWRESQAATYYQDLQNEWDLAADGLFGPDGVLGRIAQAMHVNWNNYSDAEWSNMSTWRH
- a CDS encoding WXG100 family type VII secretion target, with the translated sequence MAEQPAVSVGGVTYRVTPEYLANASSSTARTATEIAGQLAELKAYVTSLEANWQGIAHTQFQTLMAEYDVYARMLHDALEGISKGLQGNYVNYKESEQQNLNNLAALGQDVPKIPSGTNFN
- a CDS encoding right-handed parallel beta-helix repeat-containing protein, translating into MAGAVRLAAERVAPGSWGGHRTIGAAVRAAKPGAVITVQAGTYTESLVLDKDVSLVAKGTVRLVAARGPALTVHAGRAEVRGFALESDVPRDPVVLLRGGEPVLRDCEITGGRVEIAGTTTARLGGCTVRRAGAAAVRLTGTGHAVLEDVTLAGCTGEGLRVEDEARAEVSDSLIDGVTGHGVLVSGGAHVRLSRCEVRASGESAVLVGGHATASLDECRLHGAGGQGLWTRGTAGRRAPAAEGAAHEAGDPGHGVRLRDCEIFRTAGAGVLAEDGSAVRLHGCHVHHTEGAAVLVTGGAGGELVSVRAVDCADSALVVSAAGQVTARDCTFARTGANGVYAVGEPDLALTGCTVRDTAYTAVHLGGSARLSAGDCTVTGTPEYGLRVTARAELLATGCEVSGAELAGVVVEDGDAALRDCRVSGGRDGVRLRTSHRPLLARCAIEGSAETGVRVGPGTGARLENVTVTGSGGAGLLLEEDSTAVIEDGTVDAPGGSGVVVRAGAKAEVRGLTVEGAAKNALYVDEGGAGRYEDCRLTGSRFPAVYAAARSRVLLRRCTVTGTETDLLRAEDAEVRAEDCHVEDVAEPLLPSLASPGEARAVLTAVPAHRAPARTGPGEDEEGARDPEEAAAKLAGLHAELDRLVGLDGVKREVLTLTRLMQMVKVRQDAGLAPPPLSRHLVFAGNAGTGKTTVARLYGGFLAALGLLSRGHLVETDRGDLVGEYVGHTAPRTTAVFKRALGGVLFIDEAYSLVPQGQMTDFGSEAVATLVKLMEDHRDEVVVIVAGYPSEMDRLLGSNAGLASRFTRTLHFDDYSPPELVRIVQYQAARHEYTCAPETVEALHDYFETLPRGERFGNGRSARQVFQRMTERHAARVAELDLSPAGLAAAEPDLLTTLRTADLPPEGAL
- a CDS encoding WXG100 family type VII secretion target, which encodes MADNGKTDYDTSLLDVSPQGMASSAKRLLDLSKEVSETTQAIGDRIFGLRLRWEGKAAADAQAVVDEWNRVMRELFGFKDDPTPAVLPTLADGVGSAEHNYSLAEDGITGAFGKFHDALTGGGDGEDPKDTPPGAETDTNKTAITMTFPH
- a CDS encoding EsaB/YukD family protein — encoded protein: MPDERCRVTVVGERRRVDLALPAQAPIAEYTPRLATLCGQPEPEDLAPVWSLAESGGLPLAPGVSLAAAGILDGAVLYLRDQRASEREELSVTDLDEQVAEARGDGSLWSARRRAQSVVLAGLFVMFASAVWLGAYRLSGASAALVAVAALGSALLAWYATRKNWPLPLAVRRLVALAACPLMACAGLGAPVHGPVATPVLVAGTAVIGALAGLLALPSAATVLLQLFTLVAAAFVVPLTVLHAGLAGSAAVVATVLFLLAGLLPRVTSQIAVLVPSGRDTGAAVIDSTDVADIVRRGNRLLTTLSAVSAAGLAAALLVLAAHDDVYGLALAACVSLGLLLHAGTVRVLSAVAPQLAAGVVGLLALAVRVPEYALDSRTAGPLAAFLAGLVLLACGLFLAFGAALRPVEQERPSWPGGLATFLAVACVPLAGGVFGLFDKLANLGSSL
- a CDS encoding WXG100 family type VII secretion target, which encodes MAEEITFEEFKADLAELRDTLGYVRKASGLVTELMQEIDHAMKGVGEHWNTPAYGTFDEIESWFHKCQHDLERVLADIVVKMQTSYDNYHAAEEQNEKNLHGGGSHG